The Flavobacterium sp. M31R6 nucleotide sequence GTTATGGATTTTAAATTCGTATTTTCGTTTACCATAAAATTCGCTAACAGAAAACTAACAAGATGAATGAAGAAATAAAATTAGCGTTAATTAGAGTAGTTCCTTTTGTGATGATTTTGGGCGGTTTGTTTGTTGCCACCAAAAGAGGAAAAATTGACCGAGCAGCAGATTTAGGTTTACAAAAACCAAGTTCAATGACTCATTTTTTCTTTTGGACTTTTGGATTTCTGAGCTTTATTCTACTGATAGAATTTTTTCTTAATAAATCGGGAATTTTAGAAATAGATAAATGGAATCATCCATTCTTTTCTTCGATAATAAGAATTGTTGGTGCTGTAATTCTGGCGCCAATATCAGAGGAACTTATTTTCAGAGGTTTGCTTTTGAGTAAACTTTCCAAAAAAGTTAATATGCATCTTGCTATTTTAATACAGGCCTGTTTCTTTGTTTTACTTCATAATTTCGCCTATCAAAATACATTGACATCCAACATTGGCATTGTTCAGGCTCTAACCGATGCTTCATTATTTGGCTATGCCAGACATTACACAAAATCAATTTACACACCAATTACTATGCACGTTACAGGAAACATAATTGCGACATTGGAACGGTTTATTTTTTAAATGATGGATTGTATGTTAGTAAATAAATTTTCAGCAGCGATTAAAATAATCAGCCAAAATTCAAATAATAGGAATGAATCCATTGATAAGAATGTTTTGAGAGCCGTAAACTTTTTACTCGGAAAAGAAAGACTCATCGGTAGAGACAAACCTTAAGTTTAACCACAAAGTCCACAAATGAATCTGTAGGAACACTAAGCTTTGTGAACTTTGAGTAATTCTTTGTGAACTTTGCGGTTAATTTTTATGGTAACCATATCAAATGCAGTTTATTTTTTCTTCAAAACAATTATATTTACTGTGTTCAAAAAAAAGTTTCAATGGGAAATAATATAAAAATAAAATGGGGAATCGTAGGTTTGGGAAAGATTGCCAATCATTTTGCCAGGGAATTACAATTGGTGGAATCGGCTGAACTTTGTGGAGTAGCTTCTAGGAATCTTGACAAAGCCCAAGAATTTGCCAATAATTTCCAATGTTCAAAAGCTTACGGTTCGTATGATGAACTTTTTAAAGACGAAAATGTCGATATTCTTTATATTGCCACACCACACGATTCCCACGCTGAGCTAACCATCAAGGCGTTGCAAAACAACAAGCATGTGCTGTGCGAAAAGCCAATAGCTTTGCATTATCAAGATGCTTTGCAAATGATAACAACGGCCAAAAAGCATAACAAATTTTTCATGGAGGCGTTCTGGACTCGTTTCAATCCTTCGGTTCGGGAAGCGCTGCATCACGTTCAAAACGGAGTAATTGGTGATGTGAAATACCTTAATGCTGATTTTGCCTTTGCTGCCGAAAATCTGGAAGGCAACCGAATGACCGATATAAAACTCGGAGGTGGTTCATTGATGGATGTTGGTGTTTATCCATTGTTTTTGGCTTATTTGATGTTGGGAATTCCTAAGGAGATTGTAGCTAAATCCAATTTTCATTCCACTGGTGCCGACTTGCAAACGTCCATCATTTTGCAATATGAAACAGCGCAAGCAATATTACATTCCAGTTTTTTATCAACTTCTAATTTAAAAGCTTCGATAAGTGGTACACATGGCCGAATTAATCTTAACTCACCTTGGTATATGACGGAATCCTATACTTTGATTCAAGACGGACATAAAGAAAAATTCAAAAGACCAACACTTGGCAAAGGCTATACCTACGAAATAGAGGAATGTCATTTCTGCATTAGGACAAATAAAATAGAAAGTGAATTTTGGTCGCATCAAAATAGTTTAGAACTCATTACAATTGTAGATGAAGTGAGGAAACAAATAGGGTTGATGTATTCTTGATTTAAGTGTTACGAAGCATAAAAATGTGTATAAGTAAGAATTTGATTAAATATTTTTGGTTTGAAGTAAAATAGTATTTACATTTAAACAAAACTATTTTATATGTTAATCAAAGTTTACGGAAGTGCCGTTTTTGGAGTAGAAGCCACCACGATTACTGTTGAAGTTAATATTGATAAAGGCGTAGGCTACCACTTGGTAGGTTTACCGGATAATGCCATAAAAGAAAGCAGTTACCGCATTGCTGCTGCTTTGAAAAATAATGGGTATAATCTTCCGGTTAAAAAAATAACCATTAATATGGCTCCCGCCGATTTACGGAAGGAAGGTTCTGCCTATGATTTGACCCTTGCCATAGGGATTCTTGCCGCATCAGGACAAATCAAATCAGATGAGGTAGACAAATATCTCATTATGGGAGAACTTTCGCTTGACGGAAGTTTACAGCCTATAAAAGGAGGACTTCCCATTGCCATTAAAGCCAAAGAAGAAGGTTTTAAAGGTTTTTTTCTGCCCAAACAAAACGTAAAAGAAGCGGCTATTGTTGCCGGTCTTGACGTTTATGGTGTGGAAAATGTATTGGAAGTCATTGATTTTTTTGAAGGAAAAGGAACACTTGAGCCTACGGTTATTAATACACGGGATGAATTTTATAAAACCTTAGATTTCCCAGAATTTGATTTTTCCGAAGTACGCGGACAAGAATCCATTAAACGCTGTATGGAAATTGCGGCTGCCGGTGGACATAATATTATTTTAATAGGTCCTCCTGGTTCCGGAAAGACGATGATTGCCAAACGATTGCCGAGTATTTTGCCTCCAATGACTTTGAAAGAAGCTTTGGAAACTACAAAAATTCACAGTGTCGCCGGAAAAGTAAAAGATGTGGGATTAATGAATCAGCGTCCGTTTCGGAGCCCTCATCATACGGCTTCGAGTGTAGCACTTGTGGGCGGGGGTAGTTATCCGCAACCCGGCGAAATTTCGTTGGCACACAATGGGGTTTTGTTCTTGGATGAATTGCCCGAATTTAAACGTGAAGTGCTGGAGGTAATGCGACAACCATTGGAAGATAGGGAAGTAACCATTTCGAGGGCGAAATTTACAATAACGTATCCCTCGTCATTTATGTTGGTGGCAAGTATGAACCCGAGTCCGAGCGGATTTTTCAATGACCCAGATTCTCCCAATACTTCATCGCCTCATGAAATGACCCGCTATTTGAGTAAAATTTCCGGTCCCTTATTGGATAGAATTGATATTCATATAGAAGTGACACCTGTTCCTTTTGATAAATTAACCGAAAAAAGAAACGGGGAAAGTAGCGTAGAAATAAGAAAACGCGTTACTGCTGCACGTGAGATTCAGTCTAAGAGATTCGAAGAAATGGATTATATACATTACAATGCCCAAATGGGTTCGAAACAAATACGCGAGCATTGCGCACTTGATGATGCTTCACTACAATTATTGAAAACTGCCATGGAAAGATTGAATCTTTCGGCCCGTGCTTTTGACAGAATCCTGAAAGTCTCCAGAACCATAGCCGATTTGGAAGGAGCAGAAGTGGTTGGCTCAGGACATATTGCCGAAGCTATTCAATATAGAAGTTTGGATCGTGATGGGTGGTTGGGGTAATATCTATTGCTATTTAAACTGGAATGGGAACGGATTGCAAATCTGCGCTATCGGGTAAAAAACCTCTAAAAGCTTTTAAACTCTTAGAGGTCGCAAATTTATTACTAAAATTTGTTTCTTTTTATCTAGCCTTTTTTTTAAAAAATTTAAACATCAAATACAATAAATACAGTACAAACACATAGGCTGTAATTATTATAATTTGCCAGAAAAATAACGGCCACTCGAATTCATTAAATATCTTTTCCATAAATTATTATTTAATTTTGTCTTACTCCTGAAATAATTTTACCATTTGTATTATTTATCTGTACTACAAATGTAACATCTTTTGAATATACATTACCAATACTTTGAATCCCCGTATTATAAGACAATGTACCTATAACCGTTAAAGTTGTAGTAACACCTACAGTATTTTGAATATAAGTACTTTGACTCCAAGTATAACCAGCAGTTAGTCCCCAAGAGTTTGTTGTAACATTTTGAATAGTATATTTTGTCCCAGTATTTTGAACAATAACCATTTTAATACCAGTCCAAGGCAATAGGTTGAAACTTGCCGTTGCAATCATTTGATTTTGTTGTAAAGCATATATAATTTCATATATATTCGCACTAGTTGAATTTAAACTATTTACAAAATCTTGTTCAGCTTTACTTAAAGTTGTAGTTCTACCACCTCCACCTGCTGGGGCTACACTACTTCCTCCACCTGAACCACCACCACTTGGACCAAATGAGGAACTTATGCTGAAATCTCTACTTATAGAAAGAGAATTTGATGCTGACCCACTACTTACAATAACTTCATCTAACGGTATTGGGGCTTCTTTGCCAGTAGTACTGTGTTCTTTACTACCTCCATTTGAAATAACTCTAATTTTTATTGCTCCGACAAATTTACCGTCAATAAATTTTGAACCATTAATAAACCCTTTATTTAAATCCCAATTAATTGCATAACCATTAAAAGTATCTAAATTAGCAAATACATCCTCTTTGGTGATTTTTTTTTGGTCAGGAA carries:
- a CDS encoding CPBP family intramembrane glutamic endopeptidase, giving the protein MNEEIKLALIRVVPFVMILGGLFVATKRGKIDRAADLGLQKPSSMTHFFFWTFGFLSFILLIEFFLNKSGILEIDKWNHPFFSSIIRIVGAVILAPISEELIFRGLLLSKLSKKVNMHLAILIQACFFVLLHNFAYQNTLTSNIGIVQALTDASLFGYARHYTKSIYTPITMHVTGNIIATLERFIF
- a CDS encoding Gfo/Idh/MocA family protein, which codes for MGNNIKIKWGIVGLGKIANHFARELQLVESAELCGVASRNLDKAQEFANNFQCSKAYGSYDELFKDENVDILYIATPHDSHAELTIKALQNNKHVLCEKPIALHYQDALQMITTAKKHNKFFMEAFWTRFNPSVREALHHVQNGVIGDVKYLNADFAFAAENLEGNRMTDIKLGGGSLMDVGVYPLFLAYLMLGIPKEIVAKSNFHSTGADLQTSIILQYETAQAILHSSFLSTSNLKASISGTHGRINLNSPWYMTESYTLIQDGHKEKFKRPTLGKGYTYEIEECHFCIRTNKIESEFWSHQNSLELITIVDEVRKQIGLMYS
- a CDS encoding YifB family Mg chelatase-like AAA ATPase, whose product is MLIKVYGSAVFGVEATTITVEVNIDKGVGYHLVGLPDNAIKESSYRIAAALKNNGYNLPVKKITINMAPADLRKEGSAYDLTLAIGILAASGQIKSDEVDKYLIMGELSLDGSLQPIKGGLPIAIKAKEEGFKGFFLPKQNVKEAAIVAGLDVYGVENVLEVIDFFEGKGTLEPTVINTRDEFYKTLDFPEFDFSEVRGQESIKRCMEIAAAGGHNIILIGPPGSGKTMIAKRLPSILPPMTLKEALETTKIHSVAGKVKDVGLMNQRPFRSPHHTASSVALVGGGSYPQPGEISLAHNGVLFLDELPEFKREVLEVMRQPLEDREVTISRAKFTITYPSSFMLVASMNPSPSGFFNDPDSPNTSSPHEMTRYLSKISGPLLDRIDIHIEVTPVPFDKLTEKRNGESSVEIRKRVTAAREIQSKRFEEMDYIHYNAQMGSKQIREHCALDDASLQLLKTAMERLNLSARAFDRILKVSRTIADLEGAEVVGSGHIAEAIQYRSLDRDGWLG